The Aspergillus fumigatus Af293 chromosome 3, whole genome shotgun sequence region GTCAATTTCAAGGGGACCATGCTCTGCATCCACGCTGTTCTTCCCGGCATGGTCGAACAGAAATCAGGCTGTATCATCAATATGGCCTCGCGGGCAGCAACGGTGGATGGGCCGAAGAGTGTGGGCTACAACGCGAGCAAAGCCGCACTGGTCCGCGCCACTGGAAGTCTCCAGGAAGACCTGGCGTCCATGGGCCTCGGAGAGCAGGTGCACACTTACTGTCTTCATCCGGGGAGCGTGTGGGGAGACATTCTCACTGGTAAGCTCACACACACGAGGGGTGCTTTGCCTGGTATCCAGGGCCAAACACCCAAGAAGTGGTTCAATGACAGGGCTAACCGGATTTCATTCTCCAGGGAATACAACGGCtgagcagcaggagcagctcccgcccatcttcaaggacgtCCCCGAGCTTGCGGCTGGGACGGTGGCGTATCTTTCCACTGGCCGCGGCAAGGCGCTGCGAGGATTGTATTTCGACTGCCGCCAGGATATTGAGCGGGTGGCTAGTTTTGGGCGCGAGACTCTACAACGGGCTGGGTTGTATAGCTTAGCGACGAGGTTTTCTTGCCTGGATATGAGAATGAACCCTGATCTCTCCTCAGCTGGTCGACTACTACTCTACTACTCTACTCTACTACTTTACTACCAGTACGTAGATAGCGATCACCCCACAGTCCATGTGGGGTAAACCGAACAATTGCCACTGTACAAATACTCCGGAAAGCATCTGGTCTCTCTGCCGAGGGTGGATCGAACATGCAGAGTCCTTGAAGACTATTTTCTTGGCCCCGGACTTCATTGGCCATAGCAAACGGATCTTGCCAACCTGATCTCGTCGTTGCGTCGTTGTCGTCTCCCAAAGCCACCCAGGCTCTGGTCTCTGGACAAGAGTCTGCCACCGGCCGCGGGCGATGACCTGCCAGAAACACCGCCGACCCCGGAGGACGCAAGGAACgctggccatggctctcTCGGCGGGGAGCCTACGCCGACGGGGCCGACGAGCATCAGATGTGCCCCTTCGCCCGCGGCGCCTCTCGAGCTACCGGACATGAGCCCACAATGGGTTTCTGGGTCCCGTGAAGATTGGAGCCCTGCTGGCCAGCAAGACGGCGGCTCTTTCGTGGCGTCTTGACCAGGCGATCGCCGGATGGGACAGTGGTAGGTGCACTCCCTCCACCACTCGTGACCATGGGAGATATTTCCTGTCTCTAACAATAAAACGAACAGCACTTCTGTTGTCGAAATGGGCCCATGGGCTCGAAATGGCAGGCAGCGACAACCCGCCGAATAGCGAGGAAGCCCAGATTGTCACTGATCTCAAAAGCCTGCTGGCCGAGATTGACGTTGGCGGCCTCCATTACGACCGCAACCACTCGCTCGCGGCGATGCTGGCCCAAGTCTGGGCGTCGTTCCTGGACGACGTATGTGTTGCATCCCTCTTCGTCTGCGTTATTTGGTCTTCTGTGTACTGATCTCACGGCTAGACGTGGGAGTGGGGCGTCACGCCGAATATGGGCTCGATCCTCCGGCTACTGAGCAACGAGTATCAGGAGCGCTTCACAGCAGCGATGCCGCCCTCTTGATTGAATCTTCAGGCAGGCCGAATGTTGCGTTAGCTGGTACTCTGGAGCGCGATTCAACCACAGATCAAACGTATTGCTGAGATGGCAGCTGAGGGTGGACCAAGGACTTGCTTTCTCCCATCATTACCCGATCCAGACACTAGAAAGCGCGTCAAAACCAATGAACCTCCTCTGCCAGGTCAACGATAGCCTGTCGTCTTCCATATTCCTCACTGGACCGCCCAGTGACCAATGTCGGCCCCCGGCTTTACCAGGCGGCCCGTAGACCATTGCCTGGCTGCCATAGTAGGAGTAGATCATATCTTATTGAGTGAGAACTATTCTAACACTACCTGACTACCCCGGTCCTCCGCCACTTGGCAATGATACTGCTGTGGTACTACTGAAATGTCCCAAGATCTCTGATCCCGTTGAACCTGCTCAATACTGAGTTTTGACAGCCTCGGCGCACTCTCTGCGAATGAGTTCTGCGTGTGCCGGACTCCGTACAGAAACTCGCGCCGCGAATGAAGCTGCATTGCCAGCCAACTGCGGAATCCGCATCGTATCAATGGGCTGTCCAGGAACTGGGTGAAAGTCAAAGCAGTATAGCAGCCGAGCAATTGCAATCCACACGTTTGTCTCTCCGACCTTCCATCCGGCACATACCCGGCGTCCTGTCATCTGGTTAGCGGGAAAATGTAATTGTTTTCTGCAGTGATTTCGAAGCACCATACCGGGCCCAAATGCCCCATGGCCCTTGAGCGCATTTTCCAGATCTTCATTCAGGAACCGGTCCGGCCAGAAGCGCTCGGGCTGCTCGTACTCATCCGGGCTCAGGGCAATGGCCCACGCGTTCCAAGTAAACACGGTGCCCTTGGGGAACCGAGACCCTTCGTACTCGTCATCCTTGATCAGCACCGTCGGGGCGCCGATTTCCGCAATGTTCGGCCGCCAGCGGAATCCCTCCTTCACCACGGCCGTGATATACGGGAGGCGCGGGCGATCATCCCACCCCGGGAGGCGCTCGGCGTGGGCTCCGCAGACGCGGTCCAGTTGCTCCCGCGCCCTCGTCACCCAGTCCGGGTATGTGATGGCTCCGGCGATGATCTGGCCAAGCGTCACGCGCGACGTGTCGCTTCCGGCCTCCATGAGCGAGCCAAAGACGAAGAGCTTCGTCACCTCGTCCATCTGCGTGATTTCTTTGCTCGCCAGGAATTCACCCCGAAGCATCTTCGCTTCGTACCGTCTCGGATTCGTTGTTCCAGTTTGTCGACCTCGCGCTTGTAGACCCTAGATTTAGTCCACTGCATTAGTATCTTGTGTGATTCAAGAAAAAGGACAGACGTTAAAACACCTACTGGACGGTCTTCTGGAAAATCCGCTCCGCCCCGCGGCCGCCACCACTGCAAGAACCGGGGCAAGTTCGCCAGCACCGGGAACGCATCCACCAGATTCACCCCCCGGCTGCTGCTCGGCCAGGAACAGCTCGATCGTCTCGAAGAGCTCGGCGACATCCGGGTCGTCAAGCAGCGACCGCCGACCAAAGACCACGCTCATGATCACCGAGTTCGCGTAGCGCCCGTTGGCCGCGAACCACCGGTCCGGCTTATGGAGGTAGTCCCAGAAAAGCTGCCGGGACTCGAGATCCTGGAAGGGCTGGAACATGGGCTGGTTCGTGACGCTGAGGATCTGGTGCATGACCCGTCGGACCAGGCGCCATCGCTCCCCATACGGCATCAGCACGATCCGGCCCCCGCGCGAGATAATGTCCTGGGTCATGGGAAAGGGCGGCCGGGAGTTATAGATCGCGGCGCGCTTCTCGAGAAGGTCTTTCACCACCCGCGAGGAGTTCAGAAAGACCCACGTGCTTCCGCCAAACTGACAAGTGAACCTGTTACGCTTGTGCTTGAGCTCGACATCCTCGCGAGACGGGAGGCTAGGAAAGGGAACGCCCACATACATTTCGCCATACTTGGCAGCCAGATCTTTGGCCCATGGCCCTTGCTGAACGGCAGGAACCTGCAGACTGTTTCCTAGAATGGGGATTCCGGGGACGCGCGCCGGCAACTTGTACTTCTGGTTCCATTTGTAGCACGCATATGCCCAGCGGAGGATACCAAGGACAATCAGTCCAAGGACAATAGTCGCGAACCCGACCCGGGGGACGGGCCGGACGGCTGTGGTGTTGGGGTCACTCATCGTTGGAGGATGGGCTTGATGTGAAGCAATGAGGAAGGGATCAGATCATTCCGATGGCATCTTGGAGTAaatgtactctgtacggcCCTGGTTTTGGCGATGCTAAAAAGCATGATGCTGCTTTGCTGATATGTGGGGTAAACGTGGGGAACCCTGGCCAGCAGGAACCATACCCCACAAGATCAGATATTGCCCATTGCCCCGGCGTACAGCTTGCTATTGAGTTCATGATATATATACAGTCCATATACAGGTCCCCAATTATCATGGAGACACGACACTTATACGCTCACCCTGCAGCGGACTAGCATCCATCAACCCTCCCTTAGGAAGAGTCCGCACCGAAACGATGGCgaaagaagacttcaaaGTACAATCGCCAAAGATGGTTTGCATTCACTAGAGCCACAGCTAATCAACCCATAGATTATCGTGGTGGGGGCTGGCCCAGCTGGCCTCTTACTCGCCCTCATGCTTTCCCGCCAGGCGATCCCGGTCACGGTCTTGGAGGCCGCGGAGCAGCTGGACACCCGGCCACGCGCAACACACTACGGAAGCCCAGCTGTCTACGAGCTCCGTCGCGCAGGAGTCTTGCCCGACGTTCTGGCGGAGGGTTTCACCCCCGGAGTGATCTGCTGGCGAAAACTGTACGGCACCTACTTGGCCGGAATCGACAACCGGATCATGGCCAACGACCCGGACCAAGTCGCCTGTCTTCCCCTGGGCCGCCTCGGCCAGATCCTCTTGGACCATCTTGCACGACAGCCCAGCGCAGAGATCAAATGGAATCATCGTGTTACCGGGCTGGGTCAGGACCCTGACCAGGCATGGGTAACGGTTGCCACCCCAACCGGCGAGGTCACGATGCAAGCCACATATATCGTGGGATGTGATGGGGCAAACTCGCAGATCCGCCGGTCCCTATTTGGGGACGGGGTCTTTCCTGGAAAGACGTGGGACGAGCAGATTGTCGCCACGAATGTCTACTATGATTTCCACCAGTTCGGGTACGAGGATGCCAACTTTATAATCCATCCCGAGCACTGGTACATGGCGTCGCGGATCACAAAGGATGGCTTGTGGCGAGTCTCCTATGGGGAGAAAGGGGGACTGACGCATGAGCAGCTGGCAGAGCGCCAACCGAAGAAATTCCAAGCCATGCTTCCCGGGCACCCAACCCCCGACCAGTACAGACTCGTGAACTTTAGCCCTTATCGGGTTCATCAGCGTCTAGCAGAGAAGATGCGAGTTGGCCGGTTCCTCCTGGCTGCGGACGCCGCTCATCTATGCAACCCCTTGTGAGACCCCTCCCTAACCCTCCATTCCTCGATTCATCGGCATATCGTTACTGACACTCCTTAAGTGGAGGGCTCGGCCTCACAGGCGGCATCGCTGATGTTGGCGGGCTCTATGACTGCTTGTATGGCCTATACACCGGCCGGGCGACGCCGGATATCCTTGATATGTACGACCGAGTGCGACGCAAAAAGTACCTGGAGGTCATTGACAAGCTCTCCAGCGACAATCTGCGGCGCATGTTCGAAACTGATCCAGATACCGTGATTGAATCGGGAAGTGATGAGCTTTTCAACCTGTGTCTGAAGGCCGAGAAAGATGTTGAGCTGGCCAAGCAGCTGGTGACAGGAATCAATGTGATCAAATACGACTTCACCCAGCATTATTCAGAGGCGGGGAAGATTTGAGACCACATCCTGGAGCCCGCTTCATTGTCTGTTTTCCTTGCGTCCTGATACGTCCCAACTGCGTTGCACGGCATAGATAGTTCCCAGCACGACAATAACTAAGGTAGTCGGTCTTTTCCCTAACTTCCTACCTGATAACTCCCTAGTCATGGCAATCTACTGCTGTGCTTACTGCATGGTACCGGCAGATTCCCTTCGGCCTTTGCGCAATGACATGTGCTGCTGGATAAAGTATAGCTGGCTTCCGCATGATAGGTGCATATGTAGCCACCCGCGAGAGGATGAACTACATAAACCCAAACGGAACATAGCATCGCCCAGGTCATACCAAGATAGCAGGCGAGGCTCGACCACATGCTGGTCTAACCTCGGCGGCGGTGAAGGCGAGACCCCAACTAGCTGATAGGGCTACTATGGTCATGCCAACTCTTTTCCTGGAGCCATGACATGTATTCATAACAATATCTTAGCTGGTTGGCAGCTAGTCCCCGCCGGGGGGCGGTGGCGTCGCAAGCAGCAGAACATAAAGTCTCCGCTATGTATCTCACCTCAGACATGATCAGGGTCAGGGCACGAGCACATGTATCACTCTGCAGGGACTCGTGTTGATGCTTTCCTCTGCTTAAGATGATTCGCTGATCCTGTCGGAGGAAAGAACAGCATCGCTGCTTATGAAGCACCGCGTCTTGATGGCCTTGTGCAGTGACACTTCTGAAAACGGGTCGGTCCAAGTATTTTCTTTCCAACGAAGTGGAATTTCTGTGTATTGCCCATCACGAAGGTCGAATTGAGCCAAATCATCCATCGTATGTAGCAAGCGTAAGACGAAAGATACCAGTGGCAAACTGTGGTCGATTGTGGTCTCAAATCCCAATTCCAAATCTGACAATCGATCAGTCAGCGCTCGTAGATCGGAGAAAGCTGAACTGAGAATTCTTACACAGCATACTTCAGATCACGATTGGTCTTCAGCCATCCACCATCCTACCTTGTAGGGTGCATCTGCAAAATGGGACAAGACCAGCTTGATATACTGCGAGAGTATCTCGGCCAAAAGCTGCACGAGTCAGGAATATCATAACGCCCTTACCTCTTATCGGAGCCCTCTCACTTTGTTGTGTGTTGTGTTTCGCATCCCGTACAGGAGCTCCGATCCTTGCTCCAGGGAAAAGAAATACCTGGAGTGCAAATACAATGAAGACTTTGAGTAGGCCAAGGAAGACTATACTTTTCTTCCACATAACATCAGATGAAAGAGGTTAAGACAGGCCCTAAATGAGGTTACAGTCTCGCGCTGTAGTCTTTGAGTCTCCTCAATGCGGTTGTGATTACCCCTGAGAaagtcttcttcctcatggGCTCGTGCTATATACCCGGAAGCAGGACGACGCTGGCAGCGCTTCTTGCGGGCATCTTCACCGCGCCAAAGATTCCTCCACTCATAGTCCTCAAAGCGATCAAAGTGCGAAGAGTACGAGAGCAGACATCCGTATATGTACGAGACAAGttgagaagagaaaaggaatgAGATGTTGGTTGTATGAACAGCTTGAAAGCGTAGCAGAACCTTTAAATTTTATACCTTTGCCAGAGACATTGTGAAAAGCCACAATTATACCTGGTGAATTTCACCACCtaaaagtcttggaacaCCTCatcatgattatgattaCATCAGATCAATCACGCAAATTGGAGGCGATGGGCATTGTAGGACAGTCACTTTGGCATCGCGTCAAGCTAATGGACCAGAATATTGAGGTATGAGCAGCGCAGGGCGCACGTGACTGATGACTGAGCCTTGACCGGTGATGTGAAATACTCAATGAGCGCCTCATTAAAGCGGCCTCATCCATATAGAAGGTCATGTTGGTTCTAGAAAATCAAGTCTATATAGTGACATatatacacacacacatatatatatatcctctAAGACCTGTTGATCGTTTACGAACGG contains the following coding sequences:
- a CDS encoding cytochrome P450 is translated as MSDPNTTAVRPVPRVGFATIVLGLIVLGILRWAYACYKWNQKYKLPARVPGIPILGNSLQVPAVQQGPWAKDLAAKYGEMYVGVPFPSLPSREDVELKHKRNRFTCQFGGSTWVFLNSSRVVKDLLEKRAAIYNSRPPFPMTQDIISRGGRIVLMPYGERWRLVRRVMHQILSVTNQPMFQPFQDLESRQLFWDYLHKPDRWFAANGRYANSVIMSVVFGRRSLLDDPDVAELFETIELFLAEQQPGGESGGCVPGAGELAPVLAVVAAAGRSGFSRRPSSRQTGTTNPRRYEAKMLRGEFLASKEITQMDEVTKLFVFGSLMEAGSDTSRVTLGQIIAGAITYPDWVTRAREQLDRVCGAHAERLPGWDDRPRLPYITAVVKEGFRWRPNIAEIGAPTVLIKDDEYEGSRFPKGTVFTWNAWAIALSPDEYEQPERFWPDRFLNEDLENALKGHGAFGPGMVLRNHCRKQLHFPANQMTGRRVCAGWKVGETNVWIAIARLLYCFDFHPVPGQPIDTMRIPQLAGNAASFAARVSVRSPAHAELIRRECAEAVKTQY
- a CDS encoding SDR family oxidoreductase, which gives rise to MDPSQFATSNRGKVAVVTGAGRGATLALIDVDVEALETTKAAAHNVQDRQSHVETYGLDITDPGAVQSTFKSIAATLGRVDILVNNAGITRLHLFAEEEGFDDFWRTVEVNFKGTMLCIHAVLPGMVEQKSGCIINMASRAATVDGPKSVGYNASKAALVRATGSLQEDLASMGLGEQVHTYCLHPGSVWGDILTGNTTAEQQEQLPPIFKDVPELAAGTVAYLSTGRGKALRGLYFDCRQDIERVASFGRETLQRAGLYSLATRFSCLDMRMNPDLSSAGRLLLYYSTLLLYYQLWSLDKSLPPAAGDDLPETPPTPEDARNAGHGSLGGEPTPTGPTSIRCAPSPAAPLELPDMSPQWVSGSREDWSPAGQQDGGSFVAS
- a CDS encoding FAD-dependent oxidoreductase; the protein is MLSRQAIPVTVLEAAEQLDTRPRATHYGSPAVYELRRAGVLPDVLAEGFTPGVICWRKLYGTYLAGIDNRIMANDPDQVACLPLGRLGQILLDHLARQPSAEIKWNHRVTGLGQDPDQAWVTVATPTGEVTMQATYIVGCDGANSQIRRSLFGDGVFPGKTWDEQIVATNVYYDFHQFGYEDANFIIHPEHWYMASRITKDGLWRVSYGEKGGLTHEQLAERQPKKFQAMLPGHPTPDQYRLVNFSPYRVHQRLAEKMRVGRFLLAADAAHLCNPFGGLGLTGGIADVGGLYDCLYGLYTGRATPDILDMYDRVRRKKYLEVIDKLSSDNLRRMFETDPDTVIESGSDELFNLCLKAEKDVELAKQLVTGINVIKYDFTQHYSEAGKI